A window of the Thermus thermophilus HB8 genome harbors these coding sequences:
- a CDS encoding acyl-CoA dehydrogenase family protein, producing the protein MPLHQEEVVEWISYAYGKNHYEADPELRDLLRHFWPGAGDREAELLAWGAYMGREVYEAAYHIDQDAGPELVMHDLDGNRVDRVRLSPVQREVLKRLRPIVRPPYEGGSWHHHFALGYLLADGGLYCILTITHQVAYPIHKYAPGLASWKERVLYGEAFGATWMTEIQGGSDLGANRTVARREGEVWRLYGGDKYFASGAGLADVALVTARPEGAPPGPKGLALFLLPRLDREGRLNYRVRRLKRKSGTRAVPSGEVELEGSEAYLIGRAEEGIYYTLETLTVSRLANAIAAMGIAAKALLETRQRVRRRQSFGRFLADHPLVRHDLLDLSVRQAGGLALALAAVEAFDRAWHERPPYGEAYHLARFLSHLAKNRTAEHSAEITRLAMELFGGLGFLEEYAVARWHRESLITPIWEGPSNIQALDLLEAMQKKGAHRPFLAWLEARLKGRSEEAEGALAAARKTLDRLAALEPEAAQFSAKTALRRLADAAAVAGLLEASATAGPRYRELAGLYARRFLLGEDYPPEALGARALYLPEGGA; encoded by the coding sequence ATGCCCCTGCATCAGGAGGAGGTAGTGGAGTGGATCTCGTACGCCTACGGCAAGAACCACTACGAGGCGGACCCGGAGCTTAGGGACCTCCTCCGCCACTTCTGGCCCGGGGCGGGGGATAGGGAGGCGGAGCTCCTCGCCTGGGGCGCCTACATGGGGCGGGAGGTTTACGAGGCCGCCTACCACATTGACCAGGACGCGGGTCCCGAGCTCGTCATGCACGACCTGGACGGGAACCGGGTGGACCGGGTGCGCCTGTCGCCCGTCCAGCGGGAAGTGCTCAAGCGCCTGCGCCCGATCGTCCGCCCGCCCTACGAGGGAGGGAGCTGGCACCACCACTTCGCCCTGGGCTACCTCCTGGCCGACGGCGGGCTCTACTGCATCCTCACCATCACCCACCAGGTGGCCTACCCCATCCACAAGTACGCCCCCGGGCTCGCCTCTTGGAAGGAGCGGGTCCTCTACGGGGAGGCCTTTGGGGCCACCTGGATGACGGAGATCCAGGGGGGAAGCGACCTCGGGGCGAACCGCACCGTGGCCCGCAGGGAAGGGGAGGTCTGGCGCCTTTACGGGGGGGACAAGTACTTCGCCTCGGGGGCGGGGCTTGCCGATGTGGCCCTGGTGACGGCGCGGCCCGAGGGGGCGCCCCCTGGCCCCAAGGGGCTGGCCCTCTTCCTCCTGCCCAGGCTGGACCGCGAGGGGCGCCTGAACTACCGGGTGCGCCGCCTCAAGCGGAAAAGCGGTACCCGGGCCGTGCCCTCGGGGGAGGTGGAGCTGGAGGGGAGCGAGGCCTACCTCATCGGCCGGGCGGAGGAGGGGATCTACTACACCCTGGAGACCCTCACCGTCTCCCGCCTGGCCAACGCCATCGCCGCCATGGGAATTGCCGCCAAGGCCCTCTTGGAGACGCGGCAGCGGGTGCGGCGGCGGCAGAGCTTCGGGAGGTTCCTCGCGGACCATCCCCTGGTGCGCCACGACCTCCTGGACCTCTCCGTGCGCCAGGCGGGGGGGCTGGCCTTGGCCCTGGCGGCGGTGGAGGCCTTTGACCGGGCCTGGCACGAGAGGCCCCCTTACGGCGAGGCCTACCACCTGGCCCGCTTCCTCTCCCACCTGGCGAAGAACCGCACCGCCGAGCACAGCGCCGAGATCACCCGCCTGGCCATGGAGCTCTTCGGGGGGCTGGGCTTCCTGGAGGAGTACGCCGTGGCCCGCTGGCACCGGGAGTCCCTGATCACCCCCATCTGGGAGGGGCCGAGCAACATCCAGGCCCTGGACCTCCTGGAGGCCATGCAGAAGAAGGGGGCCCATAGGCCCTTCCTCGCCTGGCTGGAGGCGCGCCTGAAGGGGCGGAGCGAGGAGGCCGAGGGGGCCTTGGCGGCCGCCCGCAAGACCCTGGACCGCCTCGCCGCCCTCGAGCCCGAGGCCGCCCAGTTCTCGGCCAAGACGGCCCTGAGGCGCCTGGCGGACGCTGCGGCGGTGGCGGGCCTCCTCGAGGCGAGCGCCACCGCCGGGCCCCGCTACCGGGAGCTCGCCGGGCTTTACGCCCGCCGCTTCCTCCTCGGGGAGGACTACCCGCCCGAGGCCCTGGGCGCGCGGGCGTTGTACCTGCCCGAGGGCGGGGCGTGA
- a CDS encoding prepilin-type N-terminal cleavage/methylation domain-containing protein — translation MRKGFSVIELLVVLAVLAVIFAIGAFNGRRTLLSQEQAAFLRSLQGLFWEAATEAASRGENLVLHFTGQRLEVRRTDGTVLRALDLPPGVSLSLTPGVVAQFTPPGKVADQDGRNLLQPLSFTATVGSKTYTYTVSLIGETEVVP, via the coding sequence TTGCGGAAGGGTTTCAGCGTGATAGAGCTTCTGGTGGTCCTCGCCGTACTGGCCGTCATCTTCGCCATAGGGGCCTTCAACGGACGGCGCACGCTCCTAAGCCAGGAGCAGGCCGCCTTTTTGCGCTCCCTGCAAGGCTTGTTCTGGGAGGCGGCCACCGAGGCGGCAAGCAGAGGGGAAAACCTCGTCCTCCACTTCACGGGGCAACGCCTCGAGGTGAGGCGGACGGACGGTACGGTTCTCCGCGCCTTGGACCTCCCCCCGGGGGTTTCTCTAAGCCTAACGCCGGGCGTGGTCGCCCAGTTTACGCCTCCCGGCAAGGTGGCGGACCAGGACGGGAGAAACCTCCTCCAGCCCCTGAGCTTCACCGCGACGGTGGGGTCCAAGACCTACACCTATACGGTCTCCCTGATCGGGGAAACGGAGGTGGTGCCGTGA
- a CDS encoding type IV pilus modification PilV family protein, producing the protein MKKALGLTLVEVLVAIAVLSLVLVAMNAVLLSSIRQTAISGSRTQAVQILNYLGRRVVGGETALLPPSGTAKVYDYGSLGAAFPDLPREVRFADPALYKAEIANRGSPGWASGLGVAVNVYRIRVCWRQAGEERCTEAYTLSAPPGGAGPAAPPLPGIN; encoded by the coding sequence GTGAAGAAGGCCCTGGGGCTCACCCTGGTAGAGGTCCTCGTGGCCATCGCCGTCCTGAGCCTCGTCCTGGTCGCCATGAACGCCGTCCTGCTCTCCAGCATCCGCCAGACCGCCATCAGCGGCTCCCGCACCCAGGCCGTCCAGATCCTGAACTACCTGGGCCGACGAGTCGTGGGCGGCGAAACGGCCCTCCTTCCCCCTTCGGGGACGGCCAAAGTCTACGACTACGGATCCCTGGGCGCCGCCTTCCCCGACCTGCCCCGCGAGGTCCGCTTCGCCGACCCCGCCCTCTACAAGGCGGAGATCGCCAACCGGGGCAGCCCCGGCTGGGCTTCGGGGCTCGGCGTGGCCGTAAACGTCTACCGGATCCGGGTGTGCTGGCGCCAAGCGGGCGAGGAGCGGTGCACCGAGGCCTACACCCTAAGCGCTCCTCCAGGCGGCGCGGGGCCAGCCGCTCCTCCGCTTCCGGGGATCAACTGA
- a CDS encoding prepilin-type N-terminal cleavage/methylation domain-containing protein, which produces MSERRGFTLVELLLALAILATLLAVAYGGVIQFMQSRSDLEAAINAQAKLRRIVEVFTQDLRSAVFGGLSATPYPSGNASVSFALIEGGAGYPVLPHDSGDNQSFKRATEVKIVVLAEALSDVGIAPGDEVLMVNNLGDGVILPVTDVKPVEGGLEVVHDECGNTIDYTPNTLLFRVRTLGFRFDPTTRRLVYREGREGGGEEVKEVPVAFDMERFEIHYVYEGAFGDTVTDPPGGAFTPGYDFARPTGAPPYQVTEVATGKVYTLRRLSLVLEARFPSRGRPVSRTYTAQVELAANTQYQAKRIVPCE; this is translated from the coding sequence GTGTCCGAGCGCCGAGGCTTTACCCTTGTAGAGCTCCTTCTGGCCCTCGCCATCCTCGCCACGCTGTTGGCCGTGGCCTACGGGGGCGTGATCCAGTTCATGCAAAGCCGCTCCGACCTGGAGGCCGCCATCAACGCCCAGGCCAAGCTCCGGAGGATCGTGGAGGTGTTCACCCAGGACCTGCGTAGCGCCGTCTTCGGGGGGCTAAGCGCCACGCCTTATCCTAGCGGCAACGCGAGCGTCTCCTTCGCCTTGATCGAAGGAGGGGCAGGGTACCCCGTCCTGCCCCACGACAGCGGGGACAACCAGAGCTTCAAGCGGGCGACCGAGGTGAAGATCGTCGTCCTGGCGGAAGCCCTTTCGGACGTGGGCATAGCCCCGGGAGACGAGGTCCTCATGGTGAACAACCTGGGCGACGGGGTGATCCTCCCCGTGACGGACGTCAAACCCGTGGAGGGCGGCTTGGAGGTGGTCCACGACGAATGCGGCAACACCATCGACTACACCCCGAACACCCTGCTCTTCCGCGTGCGCACGTTGGGCTTCCGCTTTGACCCGACGACACGTCGGCTCGTCTACAGGGAGGGCAGGGAGGGCGGCGGGGAAGAGGTGAAAGAGGTGCCCGTGGCCTTTGACATGGAGCGGTTTGAGATCCACTACGTCTACGAAGGCGCTTTCGGGGACACGGTGACCGACCCTCCCGGAGGTGCCTTCACGCCGGGCTACGACTTCGCCCGCCCCACGGGGGCCCCCCCGTACCAGGTCACGGAGGTGGCCACCGGAAAGGTCTACACCCTTAGGCGCCTCTCCCTGGTTCTGGAAGCCCGCTTCCCCTCCCGTGGACGCCCGGTGAGCCGTACCTACACGGCCCAGGTGGAGCTTGCCGCCAACACCCAGTACCAGGCCAAGCGCATCGTCCCATGCGAATAA
- a CDS encoding DUF4900 domain-containing protein, which translates to MRNKGIAIVLALATVLVVSGIGTLIFTRTIREIRHGAQDQGIVQTLMLARGAANLGGSLLATRGRERLERIVQQTASSTDRWAYGGNTGTEAPDPVLVAQALANVADRFQSDLDGFLCGKNFAPDGLPAEVRVRVYVTTSACGEPLPPKTHLPPGRFVEGAPRTGTGSGVSQTYALPFVMVAEASLGQARRNIVLQGEYRFTIGRSSFARYALFTNVHALPNGTGVWFTDRTLFDGPVHTNGHFRFYRSPWFGGEVTSAGCLSPGSQSCQGQTVPGAYFYGEGFVRDRNMQPSAARPSYRNPYGTHAPEFTAGVDWNASFIPLPPNSQDQRTAAQESGLYFSDDIRSLKLYRKCLLGETEVACSEPLGPGALKLQYIEVTYCKNQCNQTATEVYRYGLDGLLYQKDNGGLFVPVLRDGAPVRFNGVIYTDGEVRSLSGPERSRATDPATAPPALAEFAQITVAAQGDIRITGDLKYEKPPCTGVPTREPDGTVTPAVCDNLGVQNVLGVYSQEGSVWIAREAPRDIHIHGTLMSSRGVVGVEDYNSIPEKGSVYLLGGIIEYYYGAFGTFDPATGRNRTGYGRAFTYDRRFLQGLAPPFFPTTGQDRVTSVSVFSYGQREQVY; encoded by the coding sequence ATGAGAAACAAAGGCATCGCCATCGTCCTAGCCCTCGCCACGGTCCTTGTGGTCTCGGGCATCGGGACCCTGATCTTCACCCGGACCATCCGCGAGATCCGCCACGGCGCTCAGGACCAGGGCATCGTCCAGACCCTTATGCTCGCCCGAGGGGCCGCCAACCTCGGAGGCTCCCTCCTCGCCACCCGGGGCCGGGAAAGGCTGGAAAGGATCGTGCAGCAAACCGCGAGCTCCACGGACAGGTGGGCCTACGGCGGCAACACCGGGACCGAGGCGCCGGACCCTGTTCTCGTGGCCCAAGCGCTGGCGAACGTGGCGGACCGATTCCAGTCCGACCTTGACGGCTTCCTTTGCGGAAAGAACTTCGCCCCGGACGGCCTACCCGCCGAGGTGCGGGTCCGGGTCTACGTCACTACGAGCGCCTGCGGCGAACCCCTTCCCCCAAAGACCCACCTCCCCCCGGGGCGCTTCGTGGAGGGGGCGCCCCGGACAGGGACGGGAAGCGGGGTCAGCCAGACCTACGCCCTTCCCTTCGTCATGGTGGCCGAGGCCTCCCTGGGCCAGGCCCGCCGCAACATCGTGCTCCAGGGAGAGTACCGCTTCACCATCGGACGCTCCAGCTTCGCCCGGTACGCCCTGTTCACCAACGTGCACGCCCTTCCCAACGGGACCGGGGTCTGGTTTACCGACCGCACCCTCTTTGACGGCCCCGTGCACACCAACGGCCACTTCCGCTTCTACCGGAGCCCGTGGTTCGGCGGGGAGGTGACGAGCGCGGGGTGCCTTTCCCCGGGAAGCCAAAGCTGCCAGGGCCAGACCGTGCCCGGGGCCTATTTCTACGGAGAGGGGTTCGTCCGCGACCGCAACATGCAGCCGAGCGCCGCCCGGCCCTCCTACAGGAACCCCTACGGCACCCACGCCCCCGAGTTCACCGCCGGGGTGGACTGGAACGCGAGCTTCATCCCCCTGCCCCCGAACAGCCAGGACCAGAGGACCGCCGCCCAAGAAAGTGGGCTTTACTTCAGCGACGACATCCGCTCCCTCAAGCTCTACCGCAAATGCCTCCTCGGGGAGACCGAAGTGGCCTGCTCGGAGCCGCTTGGCCCGGGCGCCCTCAAGCTTCAGTACATTGAAGTCACCTACTGCAAAAATCAGTGCAACCAAACCGCCACCGAAGTCTACCGTTACGGCTTGGACGGGCTCCTCTACCAGAAGGACAACGGGGGCCTGTTCGTCCCCGTGCTCCGGGACGGAGCCCCCGTGCGCTTTAACGGGGTGATCTACACGGACGGCGAGGTCCGAAGCCTCTCCGGTCCCGAAAGGAGCCGGGCCACAGACCCCGCCACCGCCCCCCCGGCCCTCGCCGAGTTCGCCCAGATCACCGTGGCGGCCCAAGGGGATATCCGCATCACCGGGGACCTCAAGTACGAGAAGCCCCCCTGCACGGGCGTGCCCACCCGGGAACCCGACGGCACCGTGACCCCCGCCGTCTGCGACAACCTCGGGGTCCAGAACGTGCTCGGCGTGTACAGCCAAGAGGGGAGCGTGTGGATCGCCCGCGAGGCCCCCCGGGACATCCACATCCACGGGACGCTCATGAGTTCCAGGGGCGTTGTGGGCGTGGAGGACTACAACAGTATTCCGGAGAAGGGGAGCGTCTACCTTCTGGGCGGCATCATCGAGTACTACTACGGTGCCTTCGGCACCTTTGACCCCGCGACGGGCCGGAACAGGACGGGCTACGGCCGGGCCTTCACCTACGACCGCCGCTTCCTCCAGGGCCTGGCCCCTCCCTTCTTCCCCACCACGGGGCAGGACCGGGTGACGAGCGTGAGCGTCTTCAGCTACGGGCAGCGGGAGCAGGTGTACTAA
- a CDS encoding transposase: MRVTQAFRFELDPNALQRGALSKHIGAALIVAPRSFPSTRLCSRCEACGLEVDRDLNAAVNLQKYGLAHFRGSTGSSPRSDACRDRLCGGTTLKGRSTSHGSRKQEVACGRDFLGR; this comes from the coding sequence ATGCGGGTAACCCAGGCCTTCCGCTTTGAGCTAGACCCCAACGCCCTCCAGCGCGGGGCCTTGAGCAAGCACATAGGCGCCGCCCTCATCGTGGCCCCGAGGAGCTTCCCCAGCACCCGCCTCTGCTCCCGGTGCGAGGCCTGCGGGTTGGAGGTGGACCGGGACCTGAATGCGGCCGTCAACCTGCAGAAGTACGGGCTAGCCCACTTCAGAGGCTCTACCGGGAGTTCCCCAAGAAGTGACGCCTGTAGAGACCGGCTCTGCGGCGGAACGACCCTTAAGGGTCGGTCTACGAGCCATGGGTCGAGGAAGCAGGAAGTGGCCTGTGGTCGTGACTTCCTCGGGAGGTGA
- a CDS encoding recombinase family protein: MFRVTYARVSSADQEEDLERQVERLKAFAQAQGWAEYEVVAEVGSATRKRGRLLQVLADPGVSRIVAEKRHHLNQFGFPLVEAALRASGRRIVVLEDECG, encoded by the coding sequence ATGTTTCGCGTGACCTACGCCCGGGTCTCCTCTGCTGACCAGGAGGAAGACCTGGAGCGCCAGGTGGAGCGCCTGAAGGCCTTCGCCCAGGCCCAGGGATGGGCGGAGTACGAGGTGGTGGCCGAGGTAGGGTCCGCCACAAGGAAGAGGGGAAGGCTTCTCCAGGTTCTGGCCGATCCCGGGGTGAGCCGCATCGTGGCGGAGAAGCGGCACCATCTGAACCAGTTCGGCTTCCCCCTGGTAGAGGCCGCCCTTCGGGCCTCGGGGAGGCGGATCGTGGTCCTGGAGGACGAATGCGGGTAA
- a CDS encoding ParB/RepB/Spo0J family partition protein, with amino-acid sequence MSRLDEVLGTAILKGKKALGKEAPEVLRLPLDLLRVRGQPRRRFENLEALAESIREKGVLQPLLVRRVGEAYEVVAGERRLRAAAMAGLKEVPARVLELSDKEARLLALVENLQREDLNPYEETLGVLALLSEDLGKSVEGVVGLLRKMKNAKEGRVRDNVVPTAEARRVEELFKALGRMSWESFVQHRLPLLFLPEDLKAALEEGAIPYTAALELKKVKDASLRKVLLEEVKAGLSLRELKARVRGVLRKEKAPRPWPKEVAAKLARLDLEALPPERRARVEELLAELERVLGK; translated from the coding sequence ATGAGCCGGCTGGACGAGGTTCTGGGAACGGCGATCCTCAAGGGCAAGAAGGCCTTGGGAAAGGAGGCTCCGGAGGTGCTTCGCCTTCCCCTGGACCTCCTCCGGGTGCGGGGGCAGCCGAGGCGGCGCTTTGAAAACCTCGAGGCCCTCGCCGAGAGCATCCGGGAGAAGGGGGTCCTCCAGCCCCTCCTGGTGCGGCGGGTCGGGGAGGCCTACGAGGTGGTGGCCGGGGAGAGGCGCCTCCGGGCGGCGGCGATGGCCGGCCTTAAGGAGGTTCCGGCGCGGGTCCTGGAGCTCTCCGACAAGGAGGCGAGGCTCCTTGCCCTCGTGGAGAACCTCCAGCGGGAGGACCTGAACCCCTACGAGGAGACCCTAGGGGTCCTCGCCCTGCTATCGGAAGACTTGGGGAAGTCGGTGGAGGGGGTGGTGGGGCTCCTCCGCAAGATGAAAAACGCAAAGGAGGGACGAGTTAGGGACAACGTTGTTCCTACTGCTGAGGCCCGGCGGGTGGAAGAGCTCTTCAAGGCCCTCGGCCGGATGTCCTGGGAGTCCTTCGTGCAGCACCGCCTCCCCCTCCTTTTCCTCCCCGAGGACCTGAAGGCGGCCCTGGAGGAGGGGGCGATCCCCTACACCGCCGCCCTGGAGCTCAAGAAGGTGAAGGACGCGTCCTTGCGGAAGGTCCTCCTGGAGGAGGTGAAGGCGGGCCTCTCCCTGCGGGAGCTGAAGGCCCGGGTGCGGGGGGTCTTGCGGAAGGAAAAGGCTCCCAGGCCTTGGCCTAAGGAGGTGGCGGCGAAGCTTGCCCGGCTGGACCTCGAGGCCCTCCCTCCTGAGCGGCGGGCGAGGGTGGAAGAGCTCCTCGCGGAGCTGGAGCGGGTCCTAGGGAAATAA
- a CDS encoding AAA family ATPase — protein MKQGELVPVSEMARRLGVTRERVRQMILEGKLEGVRLGRYWYVREREGGRLRRVYTFFTHAGGAGKTSLARDLGFELARRGFRVLLVDTDPQANLTSWLGVREVAPEETLLHLVDTGQLPTPRRLSEWGLDLIPASLDLARVEVRLMQRPLSTLLLRTALRKTEGYDFVLIDSLPSLGHLAALGALAGDGLLVPVETSVKGVEALVGVMEAAQEYREALEQVDPRVPRSFVRLFIPTKFDARTLGDNRVLEKIAGLEDLAPVASPIAYRPGPHRRATERAVPLQLVGDRQAREEVERLAEEFLQRVVAQDAVREGVLEEVAE, from the coding sequence ATGAAGCAGGGCGAGCTGGTTCCCGTGAGCGAGATGGCCCGGAGGCTCGGGGTGACGCGGGAACGGGTGCGGCAGATGATCCTCGAGGGTAAGCTGGAGGGCGTTCGCCTCGGCCGCTACTGGTACGTGCGGGAACGGGAGGGCGGGCGGCTCCGCCGCGTCTACACCTTCTTCACCCACGCCGGCGGGGCGGGCAAGACCTCCCTCGCCCGCGACCTCGGCTTTGAGCTGGCGCGCCGCGGCTTCCGCGTCCTTTTGGTGGACACGGATCCCCAGGCGAACCTCACCTCCTGGCTCGGGGTGCGGGAGGTTGCCCCGGAGGAAACCCTCCTTCACCTGGTGGACACGGGCCAGCTGCCCACGCCGAGGCGCCTTTCCGAGTGGGGCCTGGACCTCATCCCCGCGAGCCTGGACCTCGCCCGGGTGGAGGTGCGCCTCATGCAGCGCCCCCTCTCTACCCTGCTCCTGCGCACGGCCCTGCGGAAGACGGAGGGCTACGACTTCGTCCTTATTGACTCCCTCCCCTCCCTGGGGCACCTGGCGGCCCTCGGGGCCTTGGCGGGGGACGGGCTCCTCGTCCCTGTGGAGACCAGCGTGAAGGGCGTGGAGGCCCTGGTGGGGGTGATGGAGGCGGCCCAGGAGTACCGGGAGGCCCTGGAGCAGGTGGACCCTAGGGTCCCCCGGTCCTTCGTGCGCCTCTTCATCCCCACCAAGTTTGACGCCAGGACCCTCGGGGACAACCGGGTGCTGGAGAAGATCGCGGGCCTCGAGGACCTCGCCCCCGTGGCCTCCCCCATCGCCTACCGCCCGGGGCCCCACAGGAGGGCCACGGAGCGGGCTGTTCCCCTTCAGCTTGTGGGGGACCGGCAGGCCCGGGAGGAGGTGGAGCGGCTGGCGGAGGAGTTCCTCCAGCGCGTGGTGGCCCAGGACGCCGTGCGGGAAGGGGTCCTGGAGGAGGTGGCGGAATGA
- a CDS encoding replication initiator protein A, which translates to MARKRRQDATPPLFELELAKEPRHFDEANVARLGLISIQERIPEGYASWEEEFEVLGKPVKLACYANPNVGGVPHGLDNEVSLALIALYLNAGSPPDGTFTTTAYQILKLMGFDTSGYYYRALKESLLRLTTATYVLSEAWRADGRWQSVSFRYIDKLEFTSGKEGSLDRSSVIRITLAKEIVRSLQNRYTKPIDIEFMASLKRPLSRALYRLLDAQRLSPEREEPLAQLEVGLMEWAAACKIVHKRPDKVRRTLEPAHRELIERRYLRSVEYVGRGKNQTIVYVFGEEAGGIPDAEAVNLLMAEGLSFTSAYSLARRYSLGHIKERLERYRAILEAGYRPKNRLGLLVDVIRDETGKYERPTRTRRPAKRQAAQEEAEARRLEEEAAREWAEMPREAQIRRALQVAQLVLRSRISVGELEDLNRLMESGALEPRRVVEELKEALAQDRLEGWLERFRKMLPG; encoded by the coding sequence ATGGCCCGCAAGCGCAGGCAGGACGCCACCCCGCCCCTCTTTGAGCTGGAGCTCGCCAAGGAGCCCCGGCACTTTGACGAGGCCAACGTGGCCCGGCTCGGCCTCATCTCCATCCAGGAAAGGATCCCCGAGGGGTACGCCTCCTGGGAGGAGGAGTTTGAGGTCCTGGGCAAACCGGTAAAGCTCGCCTGCTACGCCAACCCGAACGTGGGGGGCGTGCCCCACGGCCTGGACAACGAGGTCTCCCTGGCCCTCATCGCCCTCTACCTCAACGCGGGAAGCCCCCCCGACGGCACCTTCACCACCACGGCCTACCAGATCCTCAAGCTCATGGGCTTTGACACCTCGGGGTACTACTACCGGGCCCTAAAAGAGAGCCTCCTCCGCCTCACCACCGCCACCTACGTCCTCTCCGAGGCCTGGCGGGCCGACGGACGCTGGCAGAGCGTCTCCTTCCGCTATATTGACAAGCTGGAGTTCACGAGCGGCAAGGAAGGAAGCCTGGACCGCTCCAGCGTCATCCGCATCACCCTGGCCAAGGAGATCGTCCGCTCCCTGCAGAACCGCTACACCAAGCCCATAGACATTGAGTTCATGGCGAGCCTCAAGCGCCCCCTGAGCCGGGCCCTCTACCGCCTCCTGGACGCCCAGCGCCTCTCCCCCGAGCGGGAGGAGCCCCTGGCCCAGCTGGAGGTGGGCCTCATGGAGTGGGCCGCCGCCTGCAAGATCGTCCACAAGCGGCCCGACAAGGTGCGCCGCACCCTCGAGCCCGCCCACAGGGAACTCATAGAGCGCCGCTACCTTCGCTCCGTGGAGTACGTGGGCCGGGGGAAGAACCAGACCATCGTCTACGTCTTCGGCGAGGAGGCGGGCGGGATCCCCGACGCCGAGGCGGTGAACCTCCTCATGGCCGAGGGGCTCTCCTTCACCTCCGCCTACTCCCTGGCGCGGCGCTACTCCCTGGGGCACATCAAGGAGCGGCTGGAGCGCTACCGGGCCATCCTCGAGGCCGGCTACCGGCCCAAGAACCGCCTGGGCCTCCTGGTGGACGTGATCCGGGACGAGACCGGGAAGTACGAGCGCCCCACCCGGACGAGGCGCCCGGCCAAGCGGCAAGCGGCCCAGGAGGAGGCGGAGGCCCGGAGGCTGGAAGAGGAGGCCGCCAGGGAGTGGGCGGAGATGCCCCGGGAGGCCCAGATCCGCCGGGCCCTCCAGGTGGCCCAGCTCGTCCTCCGCTCCCGCATCTCCGTGGGCGAGCTGGAGGACCTGAACCGCCTCATGGAGTCCGGAGCCCTCGAGCCCAGACGGGTGGTGGAGGAGCTGAAGGAGGCTTTGGCCCAGGACCGGCTGGAAGGTTGGCTGGAACGCTTCCGCAAGATGCTCCCCGGCTGA